In Synechococcus sp. PCC 6312, one genomic interval encodes:
- the glgB gene encoding 1,4-alpha-glucan branching enzyme, whose translation MTISAEQVARIVSNHHDDPFQVLGCHRYEENGRQAWIVRAYLPNAEQVTVLCPEERKEYPMQPQHHPNFFECVIETPELTNYQLKVKENGHERVIYDPYAFHSSLLTDFDIHLFCEGNHHRIYEKLGAHLLTVDGVAGVYFAVWAPNARNVSILGDFNSWDGRQHQMARRDGGIWELFIPGLEDGEHYKYEIKNQAGHIYEKSDPYGFQQEPRPKTASIVTNLNNYQWSDQAWLEQRRNSEPLTQPVSIYEVHLGSWLHGSMDTPALLPNGEPEPAIPVADLKPWARFLTYRELAAKLIPYVKDLGYTHIELLPIAEHPFDGSWGYQVTGYFAPTSRYGTPDDFMYFVDQCHQAGIGVIVDWVPGHFPKDGHGLAFFDGTHLYEHSDPRKGEHKEWGTLVFNYGRHEVRNFLVANALFWFDKYHIDGIRVDAVASMLYLDYQREGGEWVANEYGGRENLEAANFLRQVNHVLFSYFPGVLSIAEESTSWPMVSWPTYAGGLGFNLKWNMGWMHDTLDYFSMDPWFRQFHQNNLTFSIWYHHSENFMLALSHDEVVHGKSHIIGKVPGDRWQKFANVRALFSYMFTHPGKKTMFMGMEFGQWNEWNVWGDLEWHLLQYEPHQQLKQCITDLNRLYRQEPALYSQDFGEAGFEWIDCNDNRHSVVAFVRWAKDYSDFVVVICNFTPQPHSHYRIGVPEHGFYNEIFNSDAREYGGSNMGNLGGKWADEWVFHNRRYSLDICLPPLAVLVFKIDRAHE comes from the coding sequence ATGACGATTTCCGCCGAACAAGTTGCTCGTATTGTTTCCAATCACCATGATGATCCGTTCCAAGTTTTAGGCTGTCATCGTTATGAAGAAAATGGGCGGCAGGCCTGGATTGTCCGGGCCTATTTACCCAATGCTGAGCAAGTCACGGTGTTGTGTCCAGAAGAACGAAAAGAATATCCGATGCAGCCTCAGCATCATCCCAACTTTTTTGAATGTGTGATTGAGACCCCAGAACTCACCAACTACCAACTCAAGGTTAAAGAAAACGGCCATGAGCGGGTCATTTACGATCCCTATGCCTTTCATTCCTCGTTGTTGACAGACTTTGACATTCACCTGTTTTGCGAGGGCAATCACCACCGGATTTATGAAAAACTTGGCGCACATCTGTTAACAGTAGATGGTGTGGCCGGGGTTTATTTTGCCGTGTGGGCCCCCAATGCCCGCAATGTTTCAATTTTGGGGGATTTCAACTCTTGGGATGGGCGGCAACATCAGATGGCCCGGCGCGATGGTGGCATTTGGGAGTTATTTATCCCAGGCCTAGAGGACGGTGAGCATTACAAGTACGAAATTAAAAATCAAGCCGGGCATATCTACGAAAAATCCGATCCCTACGGTTTTCAACAGGAACCGCGCCCCAAAACGGCCTCGATTGTCACCAACCTCAATAATTACCAGTGGTCAGACCAGGCCTGGTTGGAACAACGGCGCAATAGTGAACCCTTAACTCAACCCGTTTCGATCTATGAAGTCCACTTAGGCTCTTGGCTTCATGGCTCAATGGACACCCCAGCCCTGCTCCCCAATGGCGAACCTGAACCGGCAATTCCTGTCGCCGATCTCAAACCCTGGGCCCGCTTTTTGACCTATCGAGAACTGGCCGCCAAATTAATTCCCTACGTTAAAGACCTCGGCTATACCCACATTGAACTTTTGCCGATTGCCGAACATCCCTTTGATGGCTCTTGGGGCTATCAGGTCACGGGATATTTTGCTCCCACCTCCCGCTATGGCACCCCGGACGACTTTATGTACTTTGTCGATCAATGCCACCAGGCCGGGATTGGCGTGATTGTGGATTGGGTACCGGGGCATTTTCCGAAAGATGGGCATGGCCTGGCCTTTTTTGATGGCACACACCTCTACGAACATTCCGACCCCCGCAAAGGCGAACACAAGGAATGGGGCACTCTGGTCTTTAACTACGGCCGCCATGAAGTCCGCAATTTCCTCGTCGCCAATGCCCTGTTCTGGTTTGACAAATACCACATTGACGGGATTCGGGTGGATGCGGTAGCCTCTATGCTCTACCTAGACTATCAACGAGAAGGTGGAGAATGGGTGGCCAATGAATACGGCGGGCGAGAAAACCTAGAGGCGGCAAATTTCCTCCGGCAAGTGAATCACGTGCTCTTTAGTTATTTCCCTGGGGTGCTCTCAATCGCCGAAGAATCGACCTCTTGGCCGATGGTGTCTTGGCCGACCTATGCCGGGGGCCTGGGCTTTAACCTGAAGTGGAACATGGGTTGGATGCACGACACCTTGGATTACTTCAGCATGGATCCCTGGTTCCGCCAATTCCATCAAAACAACTTAACCTTCAGCATTTGGTATCATCACAGCGAAAACTTTATGCTGGCTCTCTCCCATGATGAAGTGGTACATGGCAAGAGTCATATTATCGGCAAAGTTCCCGGTGATCGCTGGCAGAAGTTCGCCAATGTCCGAGCCCTGTTTAGCTATATGTTTACTCATCCCGGCAAGAAAACCATGTTTATGGGGATGGAGTTTGGGCAATGGAATGAGTGGAATGTCTGGGGCGATCTCGAATGGCACTTACTCCAATACGAACCCCATCAACAGTTGAAGCAATGTATCACTGATCTGAACCGCCTCTACCGTCAGGAACCCGCCCTGTACAGTCAAGACTTTGGGGAAGCGGGGTTTGAATGGATTGACTGTAATGATAATCGCCATAGTGTTGTTGCTTTTGTGCGTTGGGCTAAGGATTATTCGGATTTTGTGGTTGTTATCTGTAACTTTACACCGCAACCCCATAGCCATTACCGCATTGGTGTCCCGGAACATGGGTTTTACAATGAAATCTTTAACAGTGATGCTCGCGAATATGGGGGCAGCAATATGGGTAATTTAGGGGGCAAATGGGCTGATGAATGGGTGTTCCACAATCGCCGTTATTCCCTCGATATTTGCTTACCCCCCTTGGCGGTTTTGGTGTTCAAGATTGATCGCGCTCATGAGTAA
- a CDS encoding glycosyltransferase family 39 protein, producing the protein MTDSPRPGWFKHPLFPYLLLMVWSGILFLASSGEQSLMAHDEGWYAMQARWMILKGDGLTQWWWDVPIFDRMVGAHWLIAGAYKLFGVSDGVARLPSLVLGIGTVLLTFRLGCLLLPRTVAGLGALILPLCPLFLSHGRMATQDMPLVFVEVLLVLALVCADRYRDQQWLFWGWGLVAGACVGLGFLIKSVMIFLPVIALIPFFWNHKHFFRNPGLYLGLILGFILPVGWLLQSVQVYGGRVLEEMFGKLVMLGEKSYHGDGNIFYYFWNIPANGFPWVFFAVGGWLWWWLHGRRIQPFGLKTPMGLLLGLYPLILFCLLTLFSTRISYYSLQLYPWLALWAGVGLCELSRQWQRRWLWIRGISGGLALLGLGLWGVAIGLRTGLILADDPVRAYIPLGVIVGAGWLVLGITSVKNWRRAWVWTWLLTSWLGLTTAGFLGLIGNYSPGLKTELTQVRIASILQTEPIHFLVQEPLTGPEHQTWVLLSFYTPNLGERLPWPLNSPPSGYAWVSPNLPLTDALNSQAKTIATVEQWRLLKFP; encoded by the coding sequence ATGACTGATTCCCCCAGGCCGGGTTGGTTCAAACATCCCCTGTTCCCTTACTTGCTTTTGATGGTTTGGAGTGGAATTTTGTTTCTGGCGAGTTCCGGTGAGCAAAGTTTAATGGCCCACGATGAAGGCTGGTACGCGATGCAGGCCCGCTGGATGATCCTCAAGGGAGATGGGTTGACCCAGTGGTGGTGGGATGTACCGATTTTTGATCGGATGGTGGGGGCGCATTGGCTGATTGCCGGGGCTTATAAACTCTTTGGGGTGAGTGATGGGGTGGCCCGGTTACCGAGTCTAGTTTTGGGAATTGGCACAGTCTTGTTAACCTTTCGCCTGGGATGCTTGCTGTTGCCGAGAACAGTGGCCGGCCTGGGGGCGTTAATTCTGCCGCTTTGCCCCTTGTTTTTGTCCCATGGACGGATGGCAACCCAGGATATGCCCTTGGTGTTTGTGGAAGTCCTGCTGGTTTTGGCCTTGGTTTGCGCGGATCGGTATCGAGACCAGCAATGGCTATTTTGGGGGTGGGGCCTGGTGGCCGGGGCTTGTGTGGGCCTGGGATTTTTGATCAAGAGTGTGATGATTTTTCTACCAGTCATTGCCCTGATCCCTTTTTTTTGGAACCATAAGCATTTTTTCCGAAATCCAGGCCTGTATCTGGGCCTGATCCTCGGATTCATTTTGCCTGTGGGCTGGTTGCTGCAATCGGTACAGGTCTATGGGGGGCGGGTATTAGAGGAGATGTTTGGCAAGTTGGTGATGTTGGGGGAAAAGTCTTATCACGGGGATGGAAATATTTTTTACTATTTCTGGAATATTCCGGCTAATGGTTTTCCCTGGGTATTTTTTGCAGTGGGGGGCTGGCTCTGGTGGTGGCTCCATGGACGGCGGATCCAACCCTTTGGTCTCAAAACGCCGATGGGCTTGTTGCTGGGTCTTTATCCGCTGATTTTATTTTGCTTGCTTACTCTTTTTTCAACTCGGATTTCCTACTACAGTTTGCAGCTTTATCCCTGGCTGGCCTTGTGGGCGGGGGTTGGTTTGTGTGAACTCTCTCGGCAATGGCAAAGGCGTTGGCTGTGGATTCGGGGCATCAGTGGGGGCTTGGCACTTTTAGGCCTGGGATTGTGGGGGGTGGCCATTGGTTTGAGAACGGGGCTGATTCTGGCGGATGATCCGGTGCGAGCCTATATTCCTCTGGGGGTGATTGTTGGGGCGGGCTGGTTGGTTTTGGGAATAACTTCTGTGAAAAACTGGCGGCGGGCCTGGGTTTGGACTTGGTTATTAACCTCTTGGCTGGGCCTGACTACGGCGGGATTTTTAGGGTTGATTGGCAATTATTCCCCAGGCCTGAAGACGGAACTCACCCAAGTCCGGATAGCGTCCATTCTCCAAACCGAACCCATTCACTTCCTTGTCCAGGAACCACTGACGGGGCCGGAACATCAAACGTGGGTATTACTCAGTTTCTATACTCCAAATCTGGGAGAACGCTTACCTTGGCCACTAAACTCTCCCCCTTCTGGCTACGCCTGGGTCAGTCCCAATCTCCCCTTAACCGATGCCCTCAACTCCCAGGCCAAAACTATTGCTACCGTAGAACAATGGCGACTTCTAAAATTTCCTTGA
- a CDS encoding Npun_F0494 family protein: MNYSPETLARAMRAVRCSPFLPQLFLDLQKQRVALGDISGSLGVKNGYTTQALPELVIENSLMWLTQVGLLRREVDGQGLTDSFRLTPLGRQLTQKEQAGAWSQPAWHERLQDFFSHWWHGILT; the protein is encoded by the coding sequence ATGAATTACTCCCCTGAAACCCTTGCCAGAGCTATGCGGGCCGTGCGTTGTAGCCCATTTTTGCCCCAGTTGTTCTTGGACTTACAAAAACAGCGGGTAGCCTTGGGAGATATTTCCGGCTCCTTAGGGGTGAAAAATGGCTATACCACACAAGCTTTACCTGAACTGGTCATCGAAAACTCTTTGATGTGGTTAACCCAAGTGGGCTTACTCCGGCGAGAAGTTGACGGACAGGGCTTGACCGATAGTTTTCGACTCACTCCCTTAGGCCGCCAATTAACCCAAAAGGAACAGGCTGGGGCTTGGAGTCAACCCGCTTGGCATGAACGTCTGCAGGATTTTTTCAGTCATTGGTGGCATGGAATTTTGACCTAA
- a CDS encoding alpha/beta fold hydrolase yields the protein MATSKISLTPKFPGQYGEQRDLAWRGWQTRYTYVQPENPRSHPIPIILLHGFGASLGHWRHNLFVLGQFHPVYALDLVGFGATEKPQAPYDAYFWARQVHDFWQTIVQKPAILVGNSIGSLIALTTALTYPEVAAGLVLISVPDPAVRQEMIPAWCAPVVNWVEGLVAAPWLLKTIFYWVRRPGIIQAWAGIAYGDKSAVDQELVEILLNPAFDRGAAAAFVQIIKSMTSPNFGPKVKPSLAQLDIPTLILWGEQDRMIPPQFASQFAACNPQISLKMLPQAGHCPQDEQPELVNQEILAWIESSVRQNTLK from the coding sequence ATGGCGACTTCTAAAATTTCCTTGACCCCTAAATTTCCCGGCCAATATGGTGAACAGCGGGACTTGGCCTGGCGCGGCTGGCAAACTCGTTATACCTATGTGCAACCGGAAAACCCTCGCTCCCATCCCATCCCGATTATTTTGCTGCATGGCTTTGGGGCTTCCTTGGGTCATTGGCGGCATAACTTATTTGTGTTGGGGCAGTTCCATCCGGTTTATGCCTTGGATTTGGTAGGTTTTGGGGCAACAGAAAAACCCCAGGCCCCCTATGATGCCTATTTTTGGGCCCGCCAAGTCCACGATTTTTGGCAAACTATTGTTCAGAAACCCGCCATTCTAGTGGGAAATTCCATTGGCTCTTTAATTGCCCTGACTACGGCGTTGACCTATCCCGAGGTTGCGGCGGGCCTGGTATTAATCAGTGTTCCAGATCCGGCTGTTCGGCAAGAGATGATCCCGGCCTGGTGCGCGCCTGTGGTGAATTGGGTCGAGGGCCTGGTGGCGGCTCCTTGGCTCTTAAAAACAATTTTTTATTGGGTGCGGCGACCGGGAATTATCCAAGCTTGGGCCGGAATTGCCTATGGAGACAAATCAGCGGTGGATCAAGAATTAGTTGAAATCCTCTTAAATCCAGCCTTTGATCGGGGAGCCGCAGCAGCCTTTGTCCAGATCATTAAGTCCATGACCAGTCCTAACTTTGGCCCCAAGGTTAAACCTAGCCTCGCCCAATTGGACATCCCGACCCTGATTCTTTGGGGTGAACAAGACCGGATGATCCCGCCCCAATTTGCGAGCCAATTTGCCGCCTGCAACCCCCAAATTAGCCTTAAAATGCTCCCCCAGGCCGGTCATTGTCCCCAAGATGAGCAACCGGAACTTGTTAATCAAGAAATTCTGGCCTGGATAGAGAGCAGCGTTAGGCAAAACACACTGAAGTAA